One part of the Solanum dulcamara chromosome 8, daSolDulc1.2, whole genome shotgun sequence genome encodes these proteins:
- the LOC129898696 gene encoding uncharacterized protein LOC129898696 produces the protein MGLRAIPFSASQNYYLGGSEYLAKCSIVPSSRTKLVGISAKAKKDEEAKNKNKQSLFTSVTEALDFSQVRSAKDAELLDEAREKTQSGERMSREQYGALRRKIGGTYKDFFKSYVEVDGQYVEEGWVDKTCKVCKKDTRGEARQVDKLGRYAHVACLEKSNSGNFFTRLFSK, from the exons ATGGGGCTAAGGGCTATTCCCTTTTCAGCTTctcaaaattactatttgggtgGTTCCGAATATTTGGCCAAATGCAGTATTGTTCCTAGCAGCAGAACAAAGCTAGTAGGAATTTCAGCAAAGGCAAAGAAAGATGAAGAAgcaaagaataagaataagcaATCTTTGTTTACAAGTGTAACTGAAGCTCTGGATTTTTCCCAAGTTAGATCCGCAAAGGACGCTGAGCTTCTTGATGAAGCAAGAGAAAAAACACAATCCGGAGAGAGAATGTCCAGAGAACAG taTGGAGCTCTGAGAAGGAAGATTGGTGGGACATACAAAGATTTCTTCAAGTCCTACGTTGAGg TGGATGGGCAATATGTGGAGGAGGGATGGGTTGACAAGACGTGCAAGGTTTGCAAGAAAGATACGAGAGGAGAAGCAAGACAAGTCGACAAATTGGGACGATATGCTCACGTGGCTTGCCTAGAAAAATCCAACTCCGGAAATTTCTTCACCAGGCTCTTCTCAAAATGA